DNA sequence from the Actinacidiphila yeochonensis CN732 genome:
CACCACGTTCTACTCCTTCACCTGTCCGGAGTGCGGTGAGGCGGTCCGCAAGCCGGCGGGGGAGCGGATCGTGGAGCTGCTCACCGGCGCCGGGGTGCGCACCATGCGGCTCACCGGCCGGTAGGCTCGCGGCCCATGTGGTGGCTCTTCCTCTCCGTCGGGCTGGCGGCCGCCGGCCTGGCCGTGCTCGCGCTGTGCGCCGTCCGGGTCTTCACGGCCGTCCGCCGGCTGGCCCTCCAGGTGGCCGCCAGTACGGAGGCGCTGGGCGCCGCGAGCGACCGGTTGCGCCGGGCGGCTGAGCCGCTGGCCGTGCGGGCCGGCGAGATCTCACGCCGTTGAACCTGCCGCTATGACGGGGGGTGCGGGTACGCTGGCCCAGGCGGTGGCACCCAAGCGCGGCGGGGGCGGCCGCCTGGTGGCCACCGGCAGTCCGCCGGGCGTTCACCGTGCCACGTTACGATGCAACGCACACGCCGCCCAGGTGAGAAGGTGGAACACTGATGCTCGGCAACCTGAAGCCCCTGGAACTCCTCCTCATCCTCGCTGTGATCGTCGTCCTCTTCGGCGCCAAGAAGCTGCCCGATCTGGCACGCTCCCTCGGCAAGTCCGCCCGTATCCTCAAGAGCGAGGCCAAGGCCATGAAGGACGAGGTCAAGGACGAGTGGGCGGGCAAGGGAGAGTCGGCCGCCGCGCAGCAGGCCGCCGCCCGCACCATCCAGTCCGCGCCCGGCGACACCGCCAGCGCCCGCCCGGTCGCCGAGCCGGAGCACACCTCCGCCGCGAGCTGACCGCCCGGACAGACGACCGACCGGCCCCGCCCCCGCCGAAGCGGACGGGGCCCTGGTGAAGGACGAAGCCGTCACGGAACGATGACGGCTGCCGCACGAGACGAGGACGTGGGTGCCCAAGACCGCCCCCAAGCAGGACAAGGACCCCGAAGGGCGGATGCCCCTGGCGGACCACCTGCGTGAGTTGCGCAACCGGCTGGTCAAGTCGGTGCTCGCCATCATCGTGATCACCATCGTGGCGGCGTTCTTCTACAAGCACATCATCGAGCTGCTCCAGCACCGCATCCCCGCGAACGTGCGCTGCGTGAACGGGGCCACCCACCAGAAGAGCACCGCGCCCTGCGCCCAGATGACCGTCAACGGTCTGCTCGGCGGCTTCTCGATCGCGCTGAAGGTCTCGCTGATGGCCGGCGTGGTGCTCTCCTCGCCGGTGTGGCTCTACCAGCTGTGGGCGTTCCTCGCGCCGGGCCTGCACAAGAACGAGAAGCGCTACACCCTCGGGTTCGTCGCCGCCGGCGTGCCGCTCTTCCTGGCCGGTGCCACGCTGGCCTACGAGATCCTGCCGCAGACCGCGCGGATCATGATCGGCTTCGTGCCGAACGACACCACCAACCTGCTGGCACTGGACGACTTCCTGGACCTGGTGGTCCGCATGGTCGTCGTCTTCGGGCTCGCCTTCGAGCTGCCGCTGGTGCTGGTGCTGCTCAACTTCACCGGCATCGTCACCGGCCGCCGGATGCTCGGCTGGTGGCGGTGGATGGTCATCGGCATCACCGTCTTCGCGGCCGTGGCCACGCCCACCGGCGACCCGCTGACGATGTGCCTGCTGGCCGCGCCGATCGTCTTCCTGTACTTCCTCGCGATGGCCGTCTGCTTCCTCAACGACCGCCGCCGCGCCCGGCTCCGCGCCGCCGACCCGGACTTCGGCCTCGACCCGGACGAGGCGTCCGGCCTCGCCCACGTGCCGGAGCAGATCGCCGCCGAGCCCTTCGACGCCGAGGCCGAGCGCCGCGCCACCGACGCGGACTACGACGACGCCACCTGAGACCGGTGGTCGGCCCGGGCGCACCCGAGGCGCCCGGGAGGTTCGGCGGAGCGCAATCCAGGGGATGTCCCGCGGGCCGGGGGAGCCGGTAGGGTCCGCCCGTGACCCGCGACATCGCGCTCCTCGTCAACCCCTCGGCGGGCCGCGGCCGGGGCGCCCGGGCTGCCGTGCCGGTGCTCGAAACGCTGCGCCGCGCCGGGCACCGGGTGCGGACCGTGGTCGGCCGCGACGCGGCCGAGGCGCTGGACCTGGCGCGGGCCGCGGTGGCCGGCGGCCCGGACGCGCTGGTCGTCGTCGGCGGGGACGGCATGGTCGGGCTGGCCCTGCGGGCGGTGGCCGGCACGGATACCCCGCTGGGCGTGGTGGCCGTCGGCACCGGCAACGACTTCGCGCGGGTCAACGGCCTGCCGGTGCGCGATCCGCGGGCCGCCGCCGAACGGGTCGCGGAGGCCGTCGCCGCGGGCCGGACCCGCCGGCTGGACCTCGGCCGGGTCGAGGGGCGCTGGTTCGGCACCGTGCTGGCCTCCGGCTTCGACTCCCGGGTCAACGACCGGGGCAACCGGATGTCGCTCCCGCTCGGCCGGTTCCGCTACGACGCCGCGATGCTCGCCGAGCTGGCCGCGCTGCGCCCGATCCCGTACCGGGTCACGTTCGACGACGGGCCCGAGCGGGAGCTGGAGGCGGTGCTGATAGCGGTCGGCAACGGCTCCTCCTACGGCGGCGGGATGCGGATCTGCCCGGACGCCGACATGGCCGACGGCCTCTTCGACGTGTGCGTGGTCGGGCCGTGCAGCCGCACCACCCTGGTACGGGTCTTCCCGCTGGTCTACTCCGGTTCCCACCCCCGGCACCCGGTGGTGGCCGTGCACCGGCCGCCCGGGTGCGGCTGGCCGCGCCGGACGTCACGGCGTACGCGGACGGTGAGCGGGTGGGCCGCTGCCGGTGGCCGCGGAGACGGTGCCGGGGCGCTGCGGCTGCTGGCCTGAGCGGGCGGCCCGGCGCGGACCCGTACCGCGGGCTCGTCCGGGTGCGCCCGGGCGGCTTCGTGGCAAGGTGGGACAAGCCAGGGCAATGTTGCCCCCAGGTGCTGTCCGACGGGAAGAAAGATCACGCGCCGTGTCGGTCCCCTTGGGTACGCTCAAGGAGAGATGACCGAAGAGATGCCGCCAGCCGAGCGCTACGCCGCCAGCCTCCGCCGCGCCGCCGAGAACGCCACCGCCCTCGCCCAGTTCCGCGAACTCTACGAGTTCGGCCTCGACCCGTTCCAGACCGAGGCGTGCCAGGCCCTGGAGGCCGGCAGCGGCGTCCTGGTCGCCGCCCCCACCGGATCGGGCAAGACCGTCGTCGGCGAGTTCGCCGTGCACCTGGCCCTGCGCGAGGGCCGCAAGTGCTTCTACACCACCCCGATCAAGGCGCTGTCGAACCAGAAGTACAACGACCTCGCCAAACGCTACGGCGCCGACCGCGTCGGCCTGCTCACCGGCGACAACAGTGTCAACGGCGACGCGCCGGTGATCGTCATGACCACCGAGGTGCTGCGGAACATGCTCTACGCGGGCTCCGCCGCCCTCGACGGCCTCGGCTACGTGGTGATGGACGAGGTCCACTACCTCTCCGACCGCTTCCGCGGCGCCGTGTGGGAGGAGGTGATCATCCACCTGCCGCAGTCCGTCACCCTCGTCTCGCTGTCGGCCACCGTCTCCAACGCCGAGGAGTTCGGCGACTGGCTGGACACCGTCCGCGGCGACACCAGGGTGATCGTCTCCGAGCACCGCCCCGTCCCGCTGTGGCAGCACGTGCTGGCCGGACGCCGGATGTACGACCTCTTCGAGGAGAAGGCCGGGGTCGCGGGCGGCAAGCGCGAGGTCAACGCCGACCTGGAGCGGCTGGCCCGGATGGAGAGCCAGCGCCCCTACACGGGCCGCGGCAAGCGCGGCCGGGAGGCCGACCGGGAGCGCGAACGGCGCGCCCGCAGCCGGGTGTGGACGCCGAGCCGGGCCGAGGTCGTCGACCGGCTGGACTCCGAGGGGCTGCTGCCCGCCATCACCTTCATCTTCAGCCGGGCCGGCTGCGAGGCCGCCGTCCAGCAGTGCCTGTACGCCGGCCTGCGGCTCAACGACGACGCGGCCCGCGCCCGGGTGCGGTCCATCGTCGAGGAGCGCACCAGCGCCATCCCCGACGAGGACCTGCACGTCCTGGGCTACTTCGAGTGGCTGGAGGGTCTGGAACGGGGGATCGCCGCCCACCACGCCGGCATGCTGCCGACGTTCAAGGAGGTCGTCGAGGAGCTGTTCACCAAGGGCCTGGTGAAGGCGGCGTTCGCCACCGAGACGCTGGCGCTCGGCATCAACATGCCGGCCCGCTCGGTGGTGCTGGAGAAGCTCGTCAAGTGGAACGGCGAGACCCACGCCGACATCACCCCCGGTGAGTACACCCAGCTCACCGGCCGCGCCGGGCGGCGCGGCATCGATGTCGAGGGCCACGCGGTGGTGCTGTGGCAGCGCGGCTTCAACCCGGCCGCCGTGGCCGGCCTCGCCGGCACCCGCACCTACCCGCTGCGGTCCTCCTTCAAGCCCTCGTACAACATGGCGGTCAACCTCGTCGGCCAGTTCGGCCGGCACCGCTCCCGGGAGCTGCTGGAGACGTCGTTCGCGCAGTTCCAGGCCGACCGCTCGGTGGTCGGCATCTCCCGGCAGGTGCAGCGCAACGAGGAGGGCCTGGACGGCTACGAGGAGGCGATGACCTGCCACCTCGGCGACTTCGGCGAGTACATGGCGCTGCGCCGCGACCTGAAGGACCGCGAGGCGGAGCTGTCCCGGCAGGGGTCCGCCCAGCGCCGGGCCGAGGCCATGGGCGCGCTGGAGAAGCTGAAGCCCGGGGACATCATCCAGGTGCCGGCCGGCAAGTACGCCGGGCTCGCGCTGGTGCTGGAGCCGGGCATCCCCGGCCGGGCCGCCGGTGCCCACCACCCGCGCGGCGGCGAGTTCCACGAGGGCCCGCGCCCGCTGGTGCTCACCGCCGAACGGCAGGTCAAGCAGCTGGGCCAGATGGACTTCCCGGTGCCCGTGGTGGTGCTGGAGCGGATGCGGGTGCCGAAGTCCTTCAACCCGCGCAGCCCGCAGTCCCGCCGCGACCTGGCCTCGGCGATGCGCAGCAAGGCCGGCAGCGCGGGCTGGGCCGGTCCGGTCCGGCACCGCCGGGAGCGGTCGGCCGCCGCCGACGACACCGAGATCGCCCGGCTGCGCACCGCCATCAGGGCCCACCCCTGCCACGGCTGCGAGGACCGCGAGGACCACGCCCGCTGGTCCGAGCGCTACCACCGGCTGCGCCGGGACACCCAGGCGCTGGAGCGGCGGATCGAGGGCCGCACCAACACCATCGCCCGCACCTTCGACCGGGTCTGCGGGGTGCTCGCCGACCTGGACTACCTCGACGGCGACACCGTCACCCCGGACGGCCGCCGGCTGGGACGCCTCTACGGCGAGCTGGACCTGCTGGCCAGCGAGTGCCTGCGCGAGGGCGTGTGGGACGGCCTGGGGCCGGCGGAGCTGGCCGCGTGCGCCTCGGCGCTGGTCTACGAGGCCCGGCAGTCCGACGACGCCGTGGCGCCCCGGCTGCCCACCGGCAACGCCCGGGCCGCACTCGGCGAGATGGTGCGGATCTGGGGGCGGCTGGACGCCCTGGAGGAGCAGCACCGGATCAACCAGGCCGAGGGCGTGGGCCAGCGCGAGCCCGACCTCGGCTTCGCCTGGGCCGCCCACCGCTGGGCCTCCGGCCACACCCTGGACGCGGTGCTCTCCGACGCCGACATGCCGGCCGGCGACTTCGTCCGCTGGTGCAAGCAGCTGATCGACGTCCTCGGCCAGATCGGCAACGCCGCGCCGGAGGCCAGCCCGGTGCGCGGCAACGCCCGCAAGGCGGTCGACGCACTGCGGCGAGGCGTTGTGGCGTACTCCTCAGTCGGGTGAATCGTGCGGCGCGGGGTTGACGCACCCCGCGCCGCGGCCCGGCCGGCGGTCCGAAACCCCGCATTTCCTCAACTTCCCCTGGTCCCCGCCTTGATGGCCGGCCACGGAGTCGCGCAGACCGGCCCTCCTGGCCTTCCGCTCCTGTCCGGGTCATGGGCAGGACCTGTGCGGATCGTGTGAAACGGGGGTTCCGTTTTATCTTTTGCTTACCTGAGCACTGGTTGGCTAGAGCCGATGTATTTGCCATCGACAGCCGAATGCCGGGAAGCGGTACCTGCGTGAGCAGCCGACCCTCCGCCACCACGTGGCCCAGCGACAGCACAGGTACGCGCCTCAGAGCGGACGCCGACCCCCCCGGGCCGGCGGGATTCCCCTGCGCGGTGCGGAAGTCCGGCAAACGGGTCGACGGCATCGACGGGCTGCGCACCTTCGCCGTCATGCTGGTGATCATCTACCACTTCCGGCCCGACCTCCTGCCCGGGGGCTCCATCGGGGTCGACATCTTCTACACCATCAGCGGCTTCGTGATCACCCGGCTGCTCATCGCCGAGTACGCGAGAACCGGCGGCATCAGCCTGCGGCAGTTCTACCGACGCCGCTGGCTGCGGCTGGTACCCGCGCTGCTGGTGGTCTGCGCGCTCACCGCGGGCCTCACGTTCGCACCGGTGCCGGGGTTCCGGCACGGCTGGTCCGCCGCGCTGCTGGCCGCCGGCTCGCTGGTGAACATCGTGCGGGCCGCCCAGTCCGGCGCCTACTCCGCGGTGACGGCGCCGCTCGGCCACACCTGGTCGCTCGGTGTGGAGGAGCAGTTCTACCTGCTGTGGCCGCCGGTGCTGGTCGCCCTGCTGCACCGGTTCAGCAGCCGCACGGTGCTGCTGAGCGCCGGCGCGCTGGCGGCGATCCCGGTCTTCTGGCGCTTCCACCTGTGGTCCGACACCGCCGCCCACCGCATCTACAACGGCCCCGACACCCGCGCCGACCAGCTGCTGGCCGGTGCCGTGCTGGCCATCCTGCTGGCCCGGCTGCACACCGCCAGCCCCTGGCGGGACCGGCTGCGGACCTGGTCCACACGGCTGTGGGCGCCGGCCGTGGTGCTGCTGGGGCTCATCGTCTGGCAGGTGCCGATCACCGGGCGGAGCGCCTGGGAGGAGCCGGTCTACACCATCGGCTTCCTCGTCATCGCGCTGCTCACGGTGGTGCTGCTGGCCTGCGTCGAGCTGCGGCCGGACGCAGCCCTCAACCGGCTGCTGTCGCTGACGCCGCTGGTCTGGGTGGGCCGCAACCTCAGCTACGGCCTCTACCTGTGGCACTACCCGCTGATGCACCTGCTGTCCGGCCTGGGCGTGGGCAGGATGCTCTTCCCGTCGACGATGCTGGCCACGTTCATCCTGGCGACGGCGTCGTACTACCTGGTCGAGGAGCCGTGCCGACGGCTGAAGAGCCGCCGCCGGGCGCCGCGTCCGGCGGCCCTGCCGGAGCCTGCGGCCGGTGCGGGCGCGCTGCCCGCCGCCGGCCTGGCGGCGGGCACCACCGCCGCCGCGGTGCCGGCCCAGGCGCTCGCCTCCCAGGACGGCCCCGCCGGGTCGGCCTGGGAGAAGCCGCGCGAGCTGCCATAGCGGCACGCGCCGCACCCGACGGCCAGGCGGCCGCCCCGCCGTCGGGTCGCGTGAAGGGCCGGGCGGGACCGGCCGGGCGCCGCGTCCGCCGGCGCCCGGACGTCGGGGCGAGGCGTACGCCGCGGACGCGGCCGCCGCCCTCCCGCCGGCGTTCCTCGACGGCACCGCACCGCAACCGCCGGGAGCGCGGCCGGCCCCGGTCCCGTACGCGGCGTGTACGGGACCGGGGCCGGGGCTGCCTTCGGCGGCGGGGGTCAGGCGGCGGGGGTGCCGCCCTCCTGCTCGCGCTCCACCTCGGCGTTCCACTCCCGCTTCGAGGACTGCCAGCCGTCCTCGTCCCGGCCCAGCCGCCAGTAGCCGGAGATCGACAGGTCCTCGCGGGGCACCCCGCGCTCCATTCGGAACTGGCGGCGCAGCTCCCGTACGAAGGTCGCCTCGCCGTGCACGAAGGCGTGCACCCGGCCCGGCGGGAACTCCAGCGCGGCCACGGCCTCCACCAGTGCGGCCCCCACCGCCCGGTCGCCGCGGTGCAGCCACACGACCTCGGTGCCGGCCGGGCCGGACAGCTTCTGCTCCTCCTCCGGCCCCGGGACCTCGACCAGCACCACCGCGCGGGCCCCGGCGGGCAGCCGCTCCACCGAGGCCGCGATGGCCGGCAGGGCGCTCTCGTCGCCGGCCAGCAGATGCC
Encoded proteins:
- a CDS encoding acyltransferase family protein — its product is MRKSGKRVDGIDGLRTFAVMLVIIYHFRPDLLPGGSIGVDIFYTISGFVITRLLIAEYARTGGISLRQFYRRRWLRLVPALLVVCALTAGLTFAPVPGFRHGWSAALLAAGSLVNIVRAAQSGAYSAVTAPLGHTWSLGVEEQFYLLWPPVLVALLHRFSSRTVLLSAGALAAIPVFWRFHLWSDTAAHRIYNGPDTRADQLLAGAVLAILLARLHTASPWRDRLRTWSTRLWAPAVVLLGLIVWQVPITGRSAWEEPVYTIGFLVIALLTVVLLACVELRPDAALNRLLSLTPLVWVGRNLSYGLYLWHYPLMHLLSGLGVGRMLFPSTMLATFILATASYYLVEEPCRRLKSRRRAPRPAALPEPAAGAGALPAAGLAAGTTAAAVPAQALASQDGPAGSAWEKPRELP
- the tatA gene encoding Sec-independent protein translocase subunit TatA; its protein translation is MLGNLKPLELLLILAVIVVLFGAKKLPDLARSLGKSARILKSEAKAMKDEVKDEWAGKGESAAAQQAAARTIQSAPGDTASARPVAEPEHTSAAS
- the tatC gene encoding twin-arginine translocase subunit TatC; protein product: MPKTAPKQDKDPEGRMPLADHLRELRNRLVKSVLAIIVITIVAAFFYKHIIELLQHRIPANVRCVNGATHQKSTAPCAQMTVNGLLGGFSIALKVSLMAGVVLSSPVWLYQLWAFLAPGLHKNEKRYTLGFVAAGVPLFLAGATLAYEILPQTARIMIGFVPNDTTNLLALDDFLDLVVRMVVVFGLAFELPLVLVLLNFTGIVTGRRMLGWWRWMVIGITVFAAVATPTGDPLTMCLLAAPIVFLYFLAMAVCFLNDRRRARLRAADPDFGLDPDEASGLAHVPEQIAAEPFDAEAERRATDADYDDAT
- a CDS encoding siderophore-interacting protein, with product MAEQPRRRAPKRATVARTERLTPHMVRVVLTVDPEPPLEAGGFSDHYVKLLFPAPGERLPDPLDLEALRAELPRERWPRTRTYTVRSWDPGTRELALDFVVHGDEGLAGPWAAGAQPGEVLHFMGPGGGYLPDPAADWHLLAGDESALPAIAASVERLPAGARAVVLVEVPGPEEEQKLSGPAGTEVVWLHRGDRAVGAALVEAVAALEFPPGRVHAFVHGEATFVRELRRQFRMERGVPREDLSISGYWRLGRDEDGWQSSKREWNAEVEREQEGGTPAA
- a CDS encoding DEAD/DEAH box helicase, whose amino-acid sequence is MTEEMPPAERYAASLRRAAENATALAQFRELYEFGLDPFQTEACQALEAGSGVLVAAPTGSGKTVVGEFAVHLALREGRKCFYTTPIKALSNQKYNDLAKRYGADRVGLLTGDNSVNGDAPVIVMTTEVLRNMLYAGSAALDGLGYVVMDEVHYLSDRFRGAVWEEVIIHLPQSVTLVSLSATVSNAEEFGDWLDTVRGDTRVIVSEHRPVPLWQHVLAGRRMYDLFEEKAGVAGGKREVNADLERLARMESQRPYTGRGKRGREADRERERRARSRVWTPSRAEVVDRLDSEGLLPAITFIFSRAGCEAAVQQCLYAGLRLNDDAARARVRSIVEERTSAIPDEDLHVLGYFEWLEGLERGIAAHHAGMLPTFKEVVEELFTKGLVKAAFATETLALGINMPARSVVLEKLVKWNGETHADITPGEYTQLTGRAGRRGIDVEGHAVVLWQRGFNPAAVAGLAGTRTYPLRSSFKPSYNMAVNLVGQFGRHRSRELLETSFAQFQADRSVVGISRQVQRNEEGLDGYEEAMTCHLGDFGEYMALRRDLKDREAELSRQGSAQRRAEAMGALEKLKPGDIIQVPAGKYAGLALVLEPGIPGRAAGAHHPRGGEFHEGPRPLVLTAERQVKQLGQMDFPVPVVVLERMRVPKSFNPRSPQSRRDLASAMRSKAGSAGWAGPVRHRRERSAAADDTEIARLRTAIRAHPCHGCEDREDHARWSERYHRLRRDTQALERRIEGRTNTIARTFDRVCGVLADLDYLDGDTVTPDGRRLGRLYGELDLLASECLREGVWDGLGPAELAACASALVYEARQSDDAVAPRLPTGNARAALGEMVRIWGRLDALEEQHRINQAEGVGQREPDLGFAWAAHRWASGHTLDAVLSDADMPAGDFVRWCKQLIDVLGQIGNAAPEASPVRGNARKAVDALRRGVVAYSSVG